TTTATCGCTCTCTAACCTCATCGCTAACATGCTAGATAAGAACATTTTTTACAGTTTGGCCGGGGTCTGCACGGGGGGGTCAAACGATTCTTTGACGGGGTTGTGCACGAAAACTCGAAATGGGGGGTCTTAGGAAATGAAGGTTTAGAATACAGGGTCTATGGGATTATAAATATTGGAGTTCTCGAGGCTGAAAATGTCTTTAACAGATGAAATCAGACAAAATAATTAAGCacttaaaaagttttttttaatggacaaagaataacaaagatatgacaaattaaagttttgcaatattttgatgaaacaatgaaatgcaTATCTCTATGAACATACAATGCTGATGATATCATATACcccacatgttttttttattatatgaatttatttttattcaaaccttGTCTGAACAAAAGTGGGAAAACCATTGAGGCaacttatttatttcaatacagATTTCATACACATAGAATTTGATGAAAGAATTACATcaatttccattttcttcttcacTTCAGCAGAATAGGCTCAAACTTGGGGATCCTCGCATTGGCCTCAGATCGGGCACCTTAAGCTCAAGTCCCAAGTTAGAAGTCATTCGAAGTGTAGATCTACCGGGACAGATGAAGGTAATGACCAAGTACTATTGTGACAGTGTGGCTATAGGATACAAGTACTCTTCTAACGGAGATATAAGTGGTGTACATACCATTGATTCCGATGGTAGCCAGAGTCGGCGCCAGATATTGCCACCAAATATGTGGTTTGAGAGTATAATGTTTCAGGAAGACTCGTCTTTTTGCATATCGGATGGAAATGGGGTACACTTTTATTCCAGATATGGAGAGAAGAAATCAGTTGAGGGCGGAATGTGCAGTTTGGGCACGGGATTGAGATTAAGCAGAGGTTTGTCAGGTGAAATCATCATGACTAACGCTCTAAAACGATTCTACATATATAATTCCACAGGATCCACTTGCAAacacaatatttcaacaaaacacATTGTAAGTCAGGCATCTGTCACCAGTTCGGGTTTGATCGTCACAAGTTCATGTAATGCCATGACAAGGAACATGCAAGGATTTACCGATGCAAGCATGGTGACGGTCTATGACAGGGATGGGAACGCTGGTGAGTCTCTACAAGCTCCAGATGATGTCTACCTGTACGCTGCCGTGGATGAGCAAGACAGGGTGTATGTAGCGAGTGTTGATTGTAAGAATAATAACATGGTGATCAGGCTCTATGATATCGTTGGTCTGAACCTGAAGAAAAGAGTTGGGTTCAATGCACCTAATTTCAGATGTGCATGGAGTGATTGGTGTTACTTAGTTTACCTCTCACGAGACATGCTCGCATTCGCTTCTAGcggtattttgtatttcattggcggaaatctgtcccgaaagaAAGTGAACTTAataaaggtatagtgtatgattggttgatctcagacaagggcaatgaatcaattttgaaattattacattcattaaatacctatattattgctctattttatcacggaaaagaaacttgcataacttttatattttcatgatattgaggggtgaaacatatattataacaaatatcGGTTAATCGATATAAGTTTGAACTTTCTTATTGACGCCCTctcgggttaaaaaataaattgatattagaacaccgttcgaatcatgcatattcattacgactcatgcatattgatgaaatacgtcatggcgcatgcgcagtatcaagaaatccccgtatcaacaaagtgcagtactctgtgtgtgtagctgagtagaaagcaaacatcgaacggtgcgtgcaagctcaatgagccgATGCTAGGCGGCTAGCGACATGCTTGCGCTCTGCATTAGTTTCAGATATAATCCACTATTTGCGATAGCACACACAGGATAAGAATACTATATTGAGCTATATCCATAAATGTATCGTACGCGTGAAAAAGGATTCAGACACGTTGATTATCTgacgtgaatgacgaagcaaaggattgcccaatacggcttactttcggactcttatgtcatgaatctgaaagtactccaagactaaaagagatacgagaatcccagagatgggcaagggccgagttccgagtttgatctttattcatgtGGATTGTAGCTCTTTTATGCCCCTTTCCCTTCATGTATAGCTTGGCGTGATACATATACGGGAACTACAGCGAGGCGCTATAGCGCAGCTCACTGTATGTATACTCTATACTCTGTATACTGACTCCCTGGCCCTCCccaaaggaaagggggagggaggagagagaagaaagaaagaagtggattggtgaaagagAATCAGGAGAGCCATCATAAAGGGATATGGATACAACATaccctaatttgatattttggtgtttttttatctttcctgaATGTTTCAGTCAGTTTCAGATTATTTAGATCCACTCGCAAAGTACAGaggagaaattggaaaaaaaagttagaccaaaaatatttaaaactctaaacagacggctaccaccattctgtctacagccaagcatgaagggaaagggcgaagagaaaaacgattacTTTCAGAGCAGGTTCTACGATATAAAACAGGGTTTGTTTAatacggggttaaatataggcctacagtaaaacataacgaagatgcaatcatataggcctatagtaaaacataacgaatatgcaaccccaatgcggggttaaatataggcctatagtaaaacataacgaagatacaatcccaatgcaacacttgactactcttcgtttgtttagattgaactcgcgaggtcaaaaggtgagctgagaaacctgttgatgcgaagtaCGTACGTGTAGTCTACATTGTGTAGACCGTGATAGCATGAATGTGACAAACGTACGCATCAAGTTGctaatttctgttatttctgttgccgaggtttttacctgactgctaagaaagcacgaatgcctgtgagcaagcaaccaggggaccaacggctcaaGGTCGAACAAGCAGAGTAAAGGCGTCATGAgtcaaaaaatgagggggggcagacatgacgtcagggacaagatttctgggaaaactcttatttttgcatccacacaagaaagcttgcatcgagatatggaaaaatgagaagttgagtattGCGCGGTGCACGTGCTTCAGAGTTGTGATTTCCAGGGCCGACCAGCATGTAGAGTCttacaacagaactttacaaggCACGCCGTGGGGCAAAGTGCAACAACGTATgtgaaagaagactaagcaaACCTGGAGAAGCAGCAAGGTGCAACATGTACAAGGGAattgtgcatgtacattacgtctGCTTTGAAATGTGTACATGGGTCGCCGAGTTTTTATGTagtatggggagggggtgggggtagcctataatgatatagtagggcgctttatactttatacaatcatggacctattacgtccATGCTATAATCAAACCATCAGCACGACCggtggatggatgactgaaagaatggatggataggcatatataaatggatcatccaattgatgtattttcccaagaaatggatggtcaaagagaaatggatacaaatgatgcagcaatagataggggcaccccatgggagatcaacttgctaccccttcatagacagtaaacaagtagaaagaattgataaaaagatgaaattttatagcaacaaatgagaggaagaaaggcCTCCGGGAAAGGCCTATACGCATACAGAgtgtgcacgagcagttcaaccgttgaaaaaatgtgaatgactgcGACATGAGCAGGACAAAGACATTACTTGCATCCGGGACTTgcatcttgattggcataacattttagacttatttatcaatggaattgtaactcccatttccctgctataactataggaaaaacgaatgataactgttgttttatagacgtggaaatttatgcttcatattaggaccaaagagattctggcgtacgtgtcaatatttcaaaactcatgcgggaaaataatataatcattttttatgattgaaaaaaaagtgccaagttcacactgtcacgattttttttttggtggcggtgctgaggaaaatttgacaaagcaaaagaaaaacattaaaaaaggttccaatacaaaatgttggtaattttcctacatttatccaattcgacacctataccagaattccagggggagctgcctacatggaaaataatgcacgccgcaccccattgtaaaatcttgggggtgctttgcACCCCCGGTTCCAAGGGCCTTAATtataatcgcggaataattaatcgtatcagatcagtcgaggcgatcgtattgatcgtataaatagttggaatggttcaactatgtggtgatgtggctttttttgcaggatttttttgcatttattggaataatatacaaaacaaatttacaatgcttgagacatgatcataatacaagtgacaatcgtatatgtagtgactggagaaatacaatatataaaaaaatatatatataatgagtaaaatgcataggcaaactatatacagtaagcaaatatgtgcttgaagcatatagcagccaaaataaaaatgaaatttcgaaacgagacaaaaataaaattgttattttgggacAAGCCCCATCTCGCGAGGTTTAATGGGTATACGCTTTTTCTGATCATGGACCCTGatgtacttaatttatgatgatgtaattaatgcacatgtgctgccgatgaaaatataatattttgcctttatgggtTTTTTACAACTACAGGGGGATCAATGAGAATACAGTAATAGTTCTGAATACGCACTGAGAGAGGtgaaggccggggggggggggcacttccattgacgagtggataccatgcgcgaccatggggtctcgaaaagcacccaaacacgtattttccatattctcaaactgcaccccttaacaagtattggcgtctcaaaccgacccttaacaagtattggaaacaaaacgatactcttggcaagtattcccgaaatgaacccctaaacaagtacagcgatattttattgttatgtcgggtccgtcggtcgttggttttacctttacacatcattattttggtttagtacggccccatgcaccttccacaactcgcgcaagtcggactctaaacacgtagtgttggggcaaaaaggacatcctttataaaacattttaattttgtttcatcatccccgaaaatattaccctaaacacgtagctttcctagcaacatagataccctttttttaatatttttgtgtttttgacaaaaagacatcctttttacgtgtttttggggtcgcgcatggtatccactcgtcaatgtaagagccccccccccccccccccccccccgcggagtgaaggcaaagcggtcatggagcatgcaagcaaacgagtaattataattccttgaatagtcataccataataaagttggagaggataatattgaaataaatagaaaaataacattaaaaaatgcgaacataaggaatacacacaacccccaacccaaggctaggaattgtgtaaacatcgaaaaatacagaaagatgttaggAACCTTGCTTGAACTATTGGCGTAAATAATAAacgtaaaatatatgaattaaggggccagatatatgtgtcgggcacaaatcattttttatcggtgatagattttgacataatattcagatattagttccccttctcgctttctttttgtattggccgtgacaaatttgggaatccatatagccccaatccttccccattattttgaacgccactgatttcaactggatatcgtcaaaaaatattgattgattgattttatttcgcaagtcaccataatatatatacagtagcattaaaaacaacaggcttacacaggatgacccacgaaagctctaaagctattttccagtggggaaataggctttaccttgtaaataaatattaccttggaaataagctttaccttgtaaataaatatttacaaggtagtcaaactgacagcagatgcagcgtgtaaacacagtatgaatttcattacatgataataataaaatgataattacgtaatgtcatgggtggtgaaacaaggatgggacgttttgtaattcgctacgcaggcttttgatagtaaagctgatgaaatacagggttgaaagtaaaataatgagaaagactgaaatgaaacgatctattcaaaatataaattccatgaaagagaagcgattcaaacagagtatgatattgcgtttacattccctttgattcatattattttgattccctttcaacaatctacttctttctttatttcttctctctcctccatgccccccttccctttcttggggcggcggggatggggggggggggtatcggatatgagaaagcctgcagtttaggtgttatggcacactcggacaagttcaatttagtggcctagtaggtccattggtaaattgccaagtcgtcgactgccaagtgccaacttgcactcaccacatggtctgatttaatttagtccatatccattccgtccatcaatatttcgtcgaacaactatttggtccagtatccaattcattttcattcattttgcacaatagcacgttgtccaattagaccaaatggtatatggactgaatggctattggaccaactggttactagacgatagtggatgaacataattatggtagactttaatgatagtaggcgagttggcaatttgacgatttggcatcagacgaaatggaagtaaactgatccatggacttatatagtatcacaccggtatagataaagaggtacaaaagtggaaacgatgcccgacggacatgcgcatatccaggattttgcaccacgagggggtcactatttttgcgcccctgtgaacttttcggaaaattgcaccccgacccgaccactcaggcaatcaaagtgcctaaatgcattttgaattgtcttattccacaaccacgtgaaaaaggcaatcgaagaccattttttttaatgtgtccatagtgtgtccatgtaaaaaaagatcaaagttgtatccacttcttgaaaagaataaatgcgaccagaaagcatagaatttttaagcgttttggggtttcaatttagttcaacttttcatcagagtggtagaccatactaaaattatgtgcgggagctgtaatttctta
This Lytechinus pictus isolate F3 Inbred chromosome 9, Lp3.0, whole genome shotgun sequence DNA region includes the following protein-coding sequences:
- the LOC135155506 gene encoding uncharacterized protein LOC135155506 isoform X1 encodes the protein MAAAEAKSSDSLQDDLKCPVCLGIFADAIMLPTCGHTFCRRCLSEYVQSYRPLGCMDCPVCRKITKFTPAKGVDDFPANVTVNRIVDNYRQDHGCKTETRPKCTACRRQGDAESFCKTCNKYLCERCLTSHQEMSAMFEGHEIVPIEETKGLKGKQNRLKLGDPRIGLRSGTLSSSPKLEVIRSVDLPGQMKVMTKYYCDSVAIGYKYSSNGDISGVHTIDSDGSQSRRQILPPNMWFESIMFQEDSSFCISDGNGVHFYSRYGEKKSVEGGMCSLGTGLRLSRGLSGEIIMTNALKRFYIYNSTGSTCKHNISTKHIVSQASVTSSGLIVTSSCNAMTRNMQGFTDASMVTVYDRDGNAGESLQAPDDVYLYAAVDEQDRVYVASVDCKNNNMVIRLYDIVGLNLKKRVGFNAPNFRCAWSDWCYLVYLSRDMLAFASSGILYFIGGNLSRKKVNLIKV
- the LOC135155506 gene encoding uncharacterized protein LOC135155506 isoform X2; its protein translation is MAAAEAKSSDSLQDDLKCPVCLGIFADAIMLPTCGHTFCRRCLSEYVQSYRPLGCMDCPVCRKITKFTPAKGVDDFPANVTVNRIVDNYRQDHGCKTETRPKCTACRRQGDAESFCKTCNKYLCERCLTSHQEMSAMFEGHEIVPIEETKGLKGKNRLKLGDPRIGLRSGTLSSSPKLEVIRSVDLPGQMKVMTKYYCDSVAIGYKYSSNGDISGVHTIDSDGSQSRRQILPPNMWFESIMFQEDSSFCISDGNGVHFYSRYGEKKSVEGGMCSLGTGLRLSRGLSGEIIMTNALKRFYIYNSTGSTCKHNISTKHIVSQASVTSSGLIVTSSCNAMTRNMQGFTDASMVTVYDRDGNAGESLQAPDDVYLYAAVDEQDRVYVASVDCKNNNMVIRLYDIVGLNLKKRVGFNAPNFRCAWSDWCYLVYLSRDMLAFASSGILYFIGGNLSRKKVNLIKV